In a genomic window of bacterium:
- a CDS encoding creatininase family protein, whose protein sequence is MERKIQRLNWHEFTDIIERINGVILPIGTMEAHGCTNLGTDITIPEFIAEHLAERLDMLIAPSVNYGITRTLLPLPGSMSVSSEHFEAYIFDIAESLIRAGFKFVVFMNGHGGHIDELARVARKLWEKTSGNSIVLHWWEFCEPLTEKLLGEAGGHCGTDETYMVMSADNTLVKKEENIQRESFLVRDGAYPYPNGGSILLYKEGQGMPRFDENEAKQYSEAVLDYIESYIREVLSGWKFHKV, encoded by the coding sequence ATGGAAAGGAAGATTCAAAGGCTTAATTGGCATGAGTTTACGGACATCATCGAGAGAATAAACGGAGTTATATTACCTATAGGCACTATGGAGGCACATGGGTGCACCAATCTCGGCACCGATATAACAATTCCGGAGTTTATTGCCGAACACCTTGCCGAAAGGCTCGACATGCTTATTGCGCCCTCGGTGAATTACGGTATCACTCGAACTCTGCTCCCACTTCCCGGATCGATGAGTGTTTCGAGTGAGCATTTCGAGGCTTATATCTTCGATATTGCTGAATCATTAATTCGCGCCGGTTTCAAGTTTGTAGTTTTTATGAATGGCCACGGAGGGCATATCGACGAGCTTGCACGAGTCGCGCGTAAACTATGGGAAAAGACCTCGGGCAATAGTATTGTTTTGCATTGGTGGGAATTCTGCGAACCGCTGACAGAGAAGCTCCTCGGAGAGGCCGGCGGCCACTGCGGAACCGATGAAACATATATGGTTATGTCTGCTGATAACACCCTTGTAAAAAAAGAGGAAAACATTCAAAGAGAAAGCTTTCTGGTTCGTGATGGCGCATATCCATACCCTAATGGAGGCTCGATCTTGCTTTATAAAGAAGGGCAAGGAATGCCCCGCTTCGATGAAAACGAGGCCAAGCAATACTCCGAAGCGGTATTGGATTATATCGAGAGTTACATCCGAGAAGTGTTGTCGGGATGGAAATTCCATAAGGTGTAG